The following are from one region of the Abiotrophia defectiva ATCC 49176 genome:
- a CDS encoding Spy0128 family protein — translation MNKRKLHNLLIVLLMVLQVFVSPLSAFAQDAATPVAPAATEAVQPATENGEEKQEAPAKETEPAATADPEAEPEQHFPQAQVQPAQYELTTGFTINTNPVKNDAKYGEGKFYIAPSYKIPNSVTLKNGDTIVYTVPSTFKVEQTGPTNITAGGEVVGTLVTDPATNTATITITNEAYYAKLNEDKTIAVQFTAVWADSVPKNVPQTFEMPGAGTYTLTRIVVDEDPTGYTKWGVQNKDNPELVDWRIRINRYAKPGVTNAVIKDTIPEGQEFVGPMTGYYFSDWENGTRVDSFDGTTITNEDDNHFTVIPNKGGSLDGRGLFLIYQTRVTEPVDPVTKRVKNHVNFSSDTDKQDFDGFAPLTTTDGIGTGARSDEVIFQVNKKLEGRALKAEEFEFELVNSADNSVVAKAKNDENGLVKFKKVKFKNAGDFTYKIREVKGTLAGVTYDQNPITATVKVVNNAGAKTATVTYDREAFTNTYKAASASLVVKATKTLTGGTLAADQFTFELVDKATGSVVQTAKNKADGTVEFPAVSFDAAGNYTYTIREKNEGAAGYTYDAKEVEVAVSVVDNGQAQLEATATYTPEASFSNTYKAAAASLVVTASKTLNGGTLAADQFTFELVDQNGKVVQTAKNKADGTVEFPAVSFDAAGNYNFKIREKNEGAAGYTYDATEFDVAVAVADNGKGQLEAKATYAKEAAFSNTYKAAAASVVVKASKKLAGATLAADQFTFELVDQNGKVVGTAKNKADGTVEFPAVNFDAAGNYNFKIREKNEGAAGYTYDATEFDVAVAVTDNGKGQLEAKATYAKEAAFSNTYKAAAASVVVKASKTLAGANLAADQFTFELVDQNGKVVQTAKNKADGSVEFAAVSFDAAGDYKFKIREKNEGAAGYTYDATEFDVAVAVTDNGKGQLEAKATYAKEAAFSNTYKAAPTSVVVDATSVLKKGKDDKDNQPIKAGDFTIELLDKDGKVISELKTDAEGKVAFPALTYDAPGTYTYTLHQKKGDKTEITYDEKTYPVTVEVTDNGQGQLVVSKKENTSGVVFVNLLANNTPNQHDPGKNEEKKEEKKLPKTGESSSFLLIGLGFVLVIAAVVVLFTRKNARN, via the coding sequence TTGAATAAACGTAAGCTACATAATCTTCTGATTGTCTTACTGATGGTTCTACAAGTCTTTGTTAGCCCACTTTCTGCTTTTGCGCAAGATGCGGCAACACCAGTAGCACCAGCGGCAACAGAAGCAGTCCAACCGGCAACAGAGAACGGGGAGGAAAAACAGGAGGCGCCTGCCAAAGAAACTGAACCAGCTGCAACAGCTGATCCAGAGGCAGAGCCAGAACAACATTTCCCACAAGCACAAGTTCAACCAGCTCAATATGAGTTGACTACTGGCTTTACCATTAACACTAACCCGGTTAAAAATGACGCTAAATACGGGGAAGGTAAATTCTATATTGCCCCAAGTTACAAAATTCCAAACAGCGTAACCTTGAAGAATGGCGACACCATTGTTTATACAGTGCCAAGTACCTTCAAAGTTGAGCAAACTGGCCCAACTAACATTACCGCTGGGGGCGAAGTTGTAGGGACTTTGGTAACAGATCCAGCTACCAATACTGCAACTATCACTATCACTAACGAAGCTTATTACGCAAAACTCAACGAAGACAAGACAATTGCTGTCCAATTCACGGCAGTTTGGGCGGATAGCGTGCCAAAAAATGTTCCACAAACCTTTGAAATGCCAGGTGCTGGGACTTACACCTTGACACGTATCGTTGTCGATGAAGACCCAACTGGTTACACCAAGTGGGGGGTACAAAACAAAGACAACCCAGAATTGGTTGACTGGCGTATTCGTATTAACCGCTACGCTAAACCAGGCGTAACTAATGCGGTTATCAAAGACACTATCCCTGAAGGCCAAGAATTTGTTGGCCCAATGACTGGTTACTACTTCAGTGACTGGGAAAATGGGACTCGGGTAGACTCCTTTGACGGGACTACGATTACAAATGAAGATGACAACCACTTCACAGTTATCCCTAACAAGGGTGGTAGCTTGGATGGCCGTGGTCTCTTCTTAATCTACCAAACTCGTGTCACTGAACCGGTTGACCCAGTAACTAAACGTGTTAAAAACCATGTAAATTTCTCTTCTGATACAGATAAGCAAGATTTCGACGGTTTCGCACCATTGACAACTACCGATGGTATCGGTACTGGTGCTCGTTCTGACGAAGTAATCTTCCAAGTTAACAAGAAATTGGAAGGTCGTGCTCTGAAAGCTGAAGAATTCGAGTTCGAATTAGTAAACTCAGCAGACAACTCAGTAGTTGCAAAAGCTAAGAACGACGAAAACGGTCTTGTTAAATTCAAGAAAGTTAAGTTCAAGAATGCAGGTGACTTCACCTACAAGATTCGCGAAGTAAAAGGCACTTTGGCAGGTGTCACTTATGACCAAAACCCAATCACAGCAACTGTTAAGGTAGTTAACAATGCAGGTGCTAAGACTGCCACAGTTACTTATGACCGTGAAGCCTTCACTAACACTTATAAAGCAGCATCTGCAAGCCTAGTAGTGAAAGCTACTAAGACATTGACTGGCGGCACTTTAGCAGCTGATCAATTCACCTTCGAATTAGTAGACAAAGCTACTGGTTCAGTAGTTCAAACCGCTAAGAACAAAGCAGATGGTACTGTTGAGTTTCCAGCAGTAAGCTTCGATGCAGCAGGCAACTACACTTACACTATTCGTGAGAAGAATGAAGGTGCAGCAGGTTACACCTACGACGCTAAAGAAGTAGAAGTGGCTGTATCAGTTGTTGATAATGGTCAAGCTCAATTAGAAGCAACCGCAACTTACACACCAGAAGCAAGCTTCAGCAACACTTACAAGGCAGCAGCAGCAAGCCTAGTAGTAACAGCAAGCAAGACATTGAACGGCGGCACTTTAGCAGCTGATCAATTCACTTTCGAATTAGTAGACCAAAACGGTAAAGTAGTTCAAACAGCTAAGAACAAGGCAGATGGTACTGTTGAATTCCCAGCAGTAAGCTTCGATGCAGCAGGCAACTACAACTTCAAGATTCGTGAGAAGAATGAAGGTGCAGCAGGCTACACTTATGACGCAACCGAATTCGATGTAGCAGTAGCTGTTGCAGACAACGGTAAAGGTCAATTAGAAGCAAAAGCAACTTACGCTAAAGAAGCAGCCTTCTCTAACACTTACAAGGCAGCAGCAGCAAGCGTTGTAGTGAAAGCAAGCAAGAAATTAGCAGGTGCTACTTTAGCAGCTGATCAATTCACTTTCGAATTAGTAGACCAAAACGGTAAAGTTGTTGGCACTGCTAAGAACAAAGCAGATGGTACTGTTGAATTCCCAGCAGTAAACTTCGATGCAGCAGGCAACTACAACTTCAAGATTCGTGAGAAGAATGAAGGCGCAGCAGGCTACACTTATGACGCAACCGAATTTGATGTAGCAGTAGCAGTTACAGACAACGGTAAAGGTCAATTAGAAGCAAAAGCAACTTACGCTAAAGAAGCAGCTTTCTCTAACACTTACAAAGCAGCAGCAGCAAGCGTTGTAGTGAAAGCAAGCAAGACATTGGCAGGTGCTAATTTAGCAGCTGATCAATTCACTTTCGAATTAGTAGACCAAAACGGTAAAGTAGTTCAAACAGCTAAGAACAAGGCAGATGGTTCTGTTGAATTCGCAGCAGTAAGCTTCGATGCAGCAGGTGACTACAAGTTCAAGATTCGTGAGAAGAATGAAGGCGCAGCAGGCTACACTTATGACGCAACCGAATTTGATGTAGCAGTAGCAGTTACAGACAATGGTAAAGGTCAATTAGAAGCAAAAGCAACTTACGCTAAAGAAGCAGCCTTCTCTAACACTTACAAGGCAGCTCCAACTAGCGTTGTTGTAGATGCAACTTCAGTCCTCAAAAAAGGCAAAGATGACAAGGATAATCAGCCAATCAAAGCAGGTGATTTCACTATTGAATTACTTGATAAAGATGGCAAAGTCATCAGCGAACTTAAGACTGATGCAGAAGGTAAAGTAGCCTTCCCAGCATTGACATACGATGCGCCAGGTACTTACACTTACACTCTTCATCAGAAGAAAGGCGATAAGACAGAGATCACTTACGATGAAAAGACTTACCCAGTAACAGTAGAAGTTACTGACAATGGTCAAGGGCAATTAGTAGTTTCTAAGAAAGAAAATACAAGCGGTGTGGTCTTCGTAAACCTTCTTGCTAACAATACTCCAAACCAACATGACCCAGGCAAGAACGAAGAGAAGAAAGAAGAGAAGAAATTACCAAAAACTGGTGAATCTAGCTCATTCTTACTAATCGGCTTAGGTTTTGTATTGGTAATCGCAGCAGTTGTTGTGTTGTTTACTCGCAAGAATGCTAGAAACTAA
- a CDS encoding MucBP domain-containing protein has protein sequence MRHKTQRALALSAIFCLAFPTQILQVFSQGEQTTVNYHFVNQADLTPEQLQQVVKENPTGTATTDVADYQLVYEQDASSKPQPPSQSDESSASSEESSESESSSSSESESSSSSESESSSSSDSESSESSSSSESDSESSSSSSSESSSVPGDPEPSKPQDPGSLPKTGELNVVILQWLISALLLILGTLLAWSFRKQNGSWKFWLLLVIGLSGLGAGRAALAQMNYLRASETQTVTKGQTYQYTPPKIDGFTYVGYIHTSSNKPKVEGTVTARYLTEKQDKLADDLVTTGTVGSNFTLEEKTFQGYELARIEGKVSGQYQTEPQVTTFIYTPKELQSSTKESGRVQVTYVDEKDAQLADPVTLEGEVDASYATEKKEITGYNFLRVEGPETGTFKTEVQNVKYIYQAIPKPRGTVNVTYVDKQDAKLSDPVTLEGEVDASYTTEKKEITGYNFLRVEGPETGTFKTEVQNVKYIYQAIPKPRGTVNVTYVDEQDAKLADPVTLEGEVDAAYATEKKEITGYNFLRVEGPETGAFKVEAQNVKYIYQAIPKPRGTVNVTYVDEQDAKLADPVTLEGEVDATYVAEKKEITGYNFLRVEGPETGTFKSEVQNVKYIYQAIPKPRGTVNVTYVDEQDAKLADPETLEGEVDAAYVAQKKEVSGYNFLRVEGPETGTFKTEVQNVKYIYQAIPKPRGTVNVSYVDEQDAKLADPVTLEGEVDAAYATEKKEITGYNFLRVEGPETGAFKSEVQSVKYIYQAIPKPRGTVNVTYVDEQDAKLSDPVSLEGEVDTAYATEKKEITGYNFLRVEGPETGTFKAEVQNVKYIYQAIPKPRGTVNVTYVDEQDAKLADPETLEGEVDAAYTTQKKEVAGYNFLRVEGPETGTFKTEAQNVKYIYQAIPKPRGTVNVTYVDEQDAKLADPVTLEGEVDTAYTTEKKEITGYNFLRVEGPETGTFKSEAQNVKYIYQAIPKPRGTVNVTYVDEQDTKLVDPVTLEGEVDATYAAEKKEITGYNFLRVEGPETGAFKAEAQNVKYIYQAIPKPRGTVNITYVDEQDAKLADPDTLEGEVDAAYTTQKKEVASYNFLRVEGPETGTFKAEAQNVKYIYQAIPKSRGTVNVTYVDNQDAKLADSVTLEGEVDASYTTEKKEITGYNFLRVEGPETGTFKTEVQNVKYIYQAIPKPRGTVNVTYVDEQDAKLSDPVTLEGEVDASYTTEKKEITGYNFLRVEGPATGTFKSDVQNVKYIYQAIPKPRGTVLVTYVDEQDAQVADPETLEGEVGAAYTAQKKEVSGYNFLRVEGPATGTFKTEAQNVKYIYQAIPKPRGTVNVLYVDEADQPVADAETLEGEVDTAYTATQKEVRDYNFLRVEGDRQGTFATEAKTVKFVYQPANLPPNNGAVNVRYIDETNDDLLPPVDMAGLLGDSYQTEEKAVEGYRLSYVSGETQGTYASQKHYVTYVYASPRTKARGKVVVRYKTVKGETLHPDVVTTGYVGTDAPIEIKKFENYFYQGWEGYPPRVTYQEGTQVVILLYSTKEYKKEESGWGYANAKYVDENGKELKPSVYTDGRPGASYEFDTLDIENYILIRTEGEKKGKYISGQTQRVDFVYRRIARVVTSKVIVYYRNEADIDLGPAEEIKGAVGDYYTTTQKHFANHRFTRVDGETEGQITEEPQKVIYYYERLRGDLTVKYEDEAGEELAQPKYLTDYVGLPYQEKARSFDNYELVRVDGPEMGFYTEEAQTITYVYRKSIGYVKVNYQDTDGHSIWPSINLSGQVDTAYSTEKKEIEGYVFDHVDGAESGNYSLETQTVTYVYRKGTDQELPGIVRVRYQDDQGMLLIPEIVMKGELGKNYYTRQKEFNNYVFVQVNGEEFGQYSEQEQVVTYIYRVVNITKDKEGTLIVRYVDEANEDLAPPIRSYKPFGTPYQTEQKQFDNFTFLTVLGNTTGTYQLEDQVVTYVYRSVYPDPGKVIVDYVDDRGNYLAERVILHGAVGTQYVTEKKNIEYYQYVGVQGEVTGKYAGYEKHVIYYYQATAPGLELFGKVGNTLREDPRQTDRQFTISGTVGMPISTLIPRNPYPDLYDFLGHDVNYDNLRSQPSVFEIRNSRDGRGEVEVYYRRRILPGIIRVNFLDEAGEKLEVSEIHDGLVGETYDLSSKHYISKGDKKYELASDESEFKGQFEDSPKVVNLRYKRTTATVTLKYVDEAGQDLDQYVAEYQKHIEVPMGVETTIRPADLSQQQYALKRTGQSLFATFNEDTTITLTYRHFDKFHTATARYVDEEGHEIGSETVKGHAETPYYLVPNPVPGYVYSHTQGQASGFLEAEETIVTFVYNSNPKHRVIVRYINDKTGEIIKLIEHVALEGKPFRSEFEPAIREEGEFNADNYRMVRKNTNYAYHTFSSEDPETVYIDYYYNPIHRVTKTVKHVTVSGEELAQTRTDRVEVGTEYEKETQGDFPDYELTSVPENAQGTVPNHDFEIVFVYRRVTKLYIEYYNDDSIEGFPVRVHITESTVTQGEPYTVTPDENLWDWLVYDYSDDPLSGTVGDKPIVVKLHYRVPSYEEKTVITLRHVTEDGQEIHEPTTLSAWPNRYVIPKPVAVANYKYSYLRKNGETLDGINVYEEAETYELVYTREETVVPVMPAEAANQASSVSSAQGTESTASRKDETHD, from the coding sequence ATGCGTCACAAAACCCAAAGAGCCCTTGCGCTCAGCGCTATCTTCTGTTTAGCGTTCCCCACACAAATATTACAAGTCTTTTCTCAGGGAGAACAGACCACTGTAAATTATCATTTCGTCAATCAGGCGGATCTTACACCTGAACAACTCCAGCAAGTGGTGAAAGAGAATCCGACTGGTACGGCGACAACAGATGTGGCGGATTATCAATTGGTTTATGAGCAAGATGCAAGCTCAAAACCTCAACCACCTAGTCAATCCGATGAATCTTCAGCATCATCGGAAGAGTCCTCTGAATCTGAGAGTTCGTCCTCTTCAGAGTCCGAGAGCTCCTCTTCCTCAGAATCTGAGTCCTCCAGCTCATCAGATTCCGAGAGTTCCGAATCGTCTAGCTCGTCAGAGTCCGATTCCGAGAGTTCGAGTTCCAGTTCATCAGAATCTTCTTCTGTACCTGGAGACCCAGAACCATCCAAACCTCAAGACCCAGGCTCACTTCCTAAGACGGGTGAGTTGAATGTGGTCATCCTGCAGTGGCTCATTAGTGCACTCCTATTGATTCTAGGGACACTGCTAGCATGGTCTTTCCGTAAGCAAAACGGCTCTTGGAAATTCTGGTTGCTCTTAGTTATCGGTTTATCCGGTTTAGGCGCTGGTCGTGCTGCTCTGGCGCAAATGAATTATTTGCGCGCTAGCGAGACCCAGACGGTAACCAAGGGGCAAACTTATCAATATACGCCGCCTAAAATCGATGGTTTCACTTATGTCGGTTATATCCACACAAGTTCTAACAAGCCAAAAGTAGAAGGTACCGTAACAGCTCGTTATCTGACCGAGAAACAAGACAAATTAGCAGACGATCTCGTAACAACTGGTACCGTGGGAAGTAACTTTACATTAGAAGAGAAAACTTTCCAAGGTTACGAGCTTGCACGTATTGAAGGGAAGGTTTCTGGTCAGTACCAAACTGAACCACAAGTCACGACCTTCATCTATACACCGAAAGAATTACAATCCTCAACTAAGGAATCTGGACGCGTCCAAGTAACTTACGTTGATGAGAAAGACGCTCAGTTGGCAGACCCAGTTACCTTAGAAGGTGAAGTGGATGCAAGTTATGCAACTGAGAAGAAAGAAATCACAGGATATAACTTCCTGCGAGTGGAGGGTCCAGAGACCGGTACCTTCAAGACAGAAGTTCAAAACGTTAAGTACATCTATCAAGCAATTCCAAAACCACGCGGAACGGTGAATGTTACATACGTAGACAAGCAAGACGCAAAATTGTCCGACCCAGTTACCTTGGAAGGCGAAGTGGACGCAAGTTATACAACTGAGAAGAAAGAAATCACAGGTTATAACTTCTTACGAGTAGAAGGTCCAGAAACTGGCACCTTCAAGACAGAAGTCCAAAACGTTAAGTACATCTACCAAGCAATTCCAAAACCACGTGGAACGGTAAACGTAACTTACGTGGATGAGCAAGACGCAAAATTGGCAGATCCAGTTACCTTAGAAGGTGAAGTGGATGCCGCCTACGCAACTGAGAAGAAAGAAATCACAGGCTACAACTTCTTGCGAGTGGAAGGCCCAGAGACAGGTGCTTTCAAAGTAGAAGCCCAAAACGTCAAGTATATCTACCAAGCAATTCCAAAACCACGCGGAACAGTAAATGTGACATACGTAGACGAGCAAGATGCAAAATTGGCAGATCCGGTCACCTTAGAAGGTGAAGTGGATGCAACTTATGTTGCTGAGAAGAAAGAAATCACAGGGTACAACTTCCTACGAGTAGAGGGCCCAGAAACAGGTACCTTCAAGTCCGAAGTTCAGAATGTTAAATATATTTACCAAGCCATTCCAAAACCACGCGGAACAGTGAATGTGACTTACGTTGACGAGCAAGATGCTAAATTGGCAGATCCAGAAACTTTGGAAGGCGAAGTGGACGCAGCCTACGTGGCGCAGAAGAAGGAAGTATCTGGTTATAACTTCCTGCGAGTAGAGGGTCCAGAAACTGGCACCTTCAAGACAGAAGTTCAAAATGTTAAGTACATCTACCAAGCAATTCCAAAACCACGTGGAACGGTTAATGTATCTTACGTGGACGAACAAGATGCTAAATTGGCAGATCCAGTTACCTTGGAAGGCGAAGTGGATGCCGCCTACGCAACTGAGAAGAAAGAAATCACAGGCTACAACTTCTTGCGAGTAGAGGGTCCAGAAACTGGGGCCTTCAAGTCCGAAGTTCAGAGCGTCAAGTACATCTACCAAGCAATTCCGAAGCCGAGAGGAACAGTAAACGTAACCTACGTTGACGAGCAAGATGCAAAATTGTCCGACCCAGTTAGCTTGGAAGGCGAAGTGGATACGGCCTATGCAACTGAGAAGAAAGAAATCACAGGCTATAACTTCTTACGAGTAGAAGGTCCAGAGACTGGCACTTTCAAAGCAGAAGTCCAAAACGTTAAGTACATCTACCAAGCAATTCCAAAACCGCGAGGAACAGTAAACGTAACTTACGTTGACGAGCAAGACGCCAAATTGGCAGATCCAGAAACTCTGGAAGGCGAAGTAGACGCAGCCTACACGACCCAGAAGAAAGAAGTAGCAGGCTACAACTTCTTGCGAGTGGAGGGCCCAGAAACAGGCACCTTCAAGACAGAAGCCCAAAACGTCAAGTATATCTACCAAGCCATTCCGAAACCACGCGGCACAGTGAATGTGACTTACGTTGACGAGCAAGACGCCAAATTGGCAGATCCGGTCACTTTAGAAGGCGAAGTGGATACGGCCTATACAACTGAGAAGAAAGAAATCACAGGCTACAACTTCTTACGAGTAGAAGGTCCAGAGACTGGCACTTTCAAATCAGAAGCCCAAAACGTCAAGTATATCTACCAAGCCATTCCGAAACCACGTGGAACGGTTAATGTCACTTACGTTGACGAGCAAGACACCAAATTGGTAGATCCGGTCACTTTAGAGGGTGAAGTGGATGCAACTTATGCTGCTGAGAAGAAAGAAATCACAGGCTACAACTTCCTACGAGTGGAAGGGCCAGAGACAGGTGCTTTCAAAGCAGAAGCCCAAAACGTGAAATATATTTACCAAGCTATTCCGAAACCACGTGGAACAGTGAATATCACTTACGTTGACGAGCAAGACGCAAAATTGGCAGATCCCGACACTTTGGAGGGTGAAGTAGACGCAGCCTACACGACCCAGAAGAAAGAAGTAGCAAGCTATAATTTCTTGCGAGTGGAAGGCCCAGAGACAGGTACTTTCAAAGCGGAAGCCCAAAACGTCAAGTACATCTACCAAGCCATTCCAAAATCACGCGGAACAGTCAACGTAACCTACGTTGACAATCAGGACGCAAAATTGGCAGATTCAGTTACCTTAGAAGGTGAAGTGGATGCAAGTTATACAACTGAGAAGAAAGAAATCACAGGTTATAACTTCCTGCGAGTAGAGGGTCCAGAAACAGGTACCTTCAAGACAGAAGTTCAGAACGTTAAGTACATCTACCAAGCCATTCCGAAACCACGCGGAACGGTTAATGTAACTTACGTAGACGAGCAAGATGCTAAATTGTCCGACCCAGTTACCTTGGAAGGCGAAGTGGATGCAAGTTATACAACTGAGAAGAAAGAAATCACAGGCTATAACTTCCTACGAGTGGAAGGCCCAGCTACTGGTACCTTCAAGTCCGATGTTCAGAATGTCAAATACATCTACCAAGCCATTCCGAAGCCGCGTGGTACAGTTCTTGTGACTTACGTGGATGAGCAAGATGCGCAAGTAGCAGATCCAGAAACTTTGGAAGGCGAAGTAGGCGCAGCCTACACGGCCCAGAAGAAAGAAGTATCTGGCTATAACTTCCTACGAGTAGAAGGCCCAGCTACTGGCACCTTCAAGACAGAAGCCCAAAACGTCAAGTACATCTACCAAGCAATTCCAAAACCACGCGGAACAGTCAATGTCTTATATGTGGACGAAGCGGATCAGCCTGTGGCTGATGCTGAGACCTTAGAAGGCGAAGTAGACACTGCCTACACAGCTACTCAGAAAGAAGTGAGAGATTATAACTTCTTGAGAGTTGAGGGAGATCGCCAAGGGACATTCGCAACGGAAGCCAAGACCGTTAAGTTTGTCTATCAACCAGCCAATTTACCGCCAAATAATGGTGCAGTAAATGTCCGCTATATTGATGAGACAAACGATGATTTGCTTCCTCCAGTGGATATGGCAGGGTTACTGGGAGATAGCTACCAGACTGAAGAGAAGGCAGTTGAAGGCTATCGTCTATCTTATGTGTCTGGGGAGACCCAAGGGACCTATGCTAGCCAAAAACATTATGTCACCTATGTCTATGCTAGTCCTCGAACCAAGGCTCGAGGGAAAGTCGTTGTACGATATAAGACCGTCAAGGGTGAAACCCTACATCCTGATGTCGTGACAACAGGATATGTGGGGACTGATGCCCCGATCGAAATCAAAAAATTTGAAAACTACTTCTATCAAGGGTGGGAAGGATATCCTCCTCGTGTCACTTACCAAGAAGGGACACAGGTCGTCATTCTCTTATACTCAACTAAAGAATATAAGAAGGAAGAAAGTGGCTGGGGGTATGCGAATGCAAAGTATGTCGATGAAAATGGCAAAGAGCTTAAGCCAAGTGTCTATACTGATGGACGACCAGGCGCATCCTATGAATTCGATACATTAGATATTGAAAACTATATTCTCATTCGTACCGAGGGTGAGAAAAAAGGGAAGTATATCTCAGGCCAGACTCAAAGGGTGGACTTTGTTTATCGCCGGATTGCAAGAGTCGTGACCTCTAAAGTAATTGTTTATTACCGCAACGAGGCGGATATTGATTTAGGACCAGCTGAAGAAATCAAAGGGGCCGTTGGTGATTACTATACTACCACTCAGAAACACTTCGCAAATCATCGTTTTACTAGAGTTGACGGTGAAACAGAGGGGCAAATAACCGAAGAGCCTCAGAAGGTTATCTACTATTATGAAAGACTTCGAGGAGATTTGACTGTCAAGTATGAAGATGAAGCGGGTGAAGAACTTGCACAGCCGAAGTATCTGACAGACTATGTGGGACTACCTTATCAAGAAAAGGCGAGAAGCTTTGACAACTATGAACTCGTTCGAGTTGATGGGCCAGAGATGGGCTTCTATACAGAAGAGGCACAAACGATTACCTATGTCTATCGGAAGTCAATTGGCTATGTTAAGGTGAATTACCAAGATACGGATGGGCATAGCATTTGGCCAAGCATTAATCTCTCTGGTCAGGTAGATACTGCCTATAGCACAGAGAAAAAGGAAATCGAAGGTTATGTCTTCGATCATGTCGATGGTGCTGAGTCAGGTAACTATAGCCTAGAAACTCAGACGGTGACTTATGTCTATCGCAAAGGCACTGACCAGGAGTTGCCAGGGATTGTGCGGGTACGTTATCAGGATGACCAAGGAATGCTACTCATCCCGGAAATTGTGATGAAAGGCGAGCTGGGTAAGAACTACTATACTCGTCAAAAAGAATTCAACAATTACGTATTCGTCCAAGTTAACGGTGAAGAATTCGGTCAGTATAGTGAGCAAGAACAAGTGGTTACTTATATTTATAGAGTAGTGAATATCACTAAAGATAAAGAAGGCACTTTGATTGTGCGTTATGTGGATGAGGCTAACGAAGACTTAGCCCCACCAATTCGTAGCTATAAACCTTTTGGCACACCATATCAGACAGAGCAGAAGCAGTTTGATAACTTTACTTTCCTCACTGTCCTAGGGAATACGACCGGGACTTATCAACTAGAAGATCAGGTTGTCACTTATGTCTATCGCTCTGTTTATCCAGATCCGGGTAAGGTAATCGTAGATTATGTAGATGACAGAGGGAATTATCTAGCCGAGCGTGTCATCTTACATGGGGCGGTCGGGACGCAATATGTGACGGAGAAGAAGAATATTGAATACTATCAATATGTCGGTGTCCAAGGCGAGGTAACAGGTAAATATGCTGGCTATGAAAAACACGTCATCTATTATTATCAAGCAACGGCCCCAGGACTGGAGTTATTTGGGAAAGTAGGAAATACTCTCCGAGAAGATCCTCGGCAAACAGATAGACAGTTTACTATTTCGGGGACAGTGGGAATGCCTATTTCTACTTTGATACCTCGGAATCCTTATCCTGACCTCTATGATTTCCTCGGTCATGACGTGAACTATGACAACTTGAGGTCTCAACCTAGTGTATTTGAAATTAGAAATTCTAGAGATGGGCGTGGAGAAGTAGAGGTTTACTACCGTCGTCGGATTCTACCAGGTATCATCCGAGTTAACTTCTTGGACGAGGCTGGCGAAAAGCTCGAAGTGAGTGAGATACACGATGGTTTAGTTGGGGAGACTTATGATTTAAGTTCCAAGCATTATATCTCCAAAGGCGACAAAAAATACGAACTTGCTAGTGATGAAAGTGAGTTCAAAGGTCAATTTGAAGACAGTCCAAAAGTTGTCAATTTGAGATATAAACGAACTACCGCAACCGTCACCTTGAAGTATGTAGATGAGGCAGGACAAGACCTTGACCAATATGTTGCTGAATATCAGAAACATATTGAAGTACCTATGGGAGTAGAGACTACCATCCGACCAGCGGATCTTTCTCAACAACAGTATGCTCTGAAGAGAACAGGACAGTCTTTGTTTGCTACTTTCAATGAAGATACCACCATCACCCTAACTTATCGACATTTCGACAAGTTCCATACAGCAACAGCGCGCTATGTCGATGAAGAAGGGCATGAGATTGGAAGCGAAACGGTGAAAGGGCATGCTGAGACCCCTTACTACTTAGTGCCTAATCCTGTTCCTGGCTATGTCTACAGCCACACTCAAGGACAAGCGTCTGGCTTCTTAGAGGCGGAAGAAACGATTGTAACCTTCGTCTATAATTCTAATCCTAAGCATCGAGTTATCGTGCGATACATTAATGACAAAACGGGAGAGATTATAAAATTAATCGAGCATGTAGCATTAGAGGGTAAGCCTTTCAGGTCTGAATTTGAACCTGCCATTCGTGAAGAAGGGGAGTTTAATGCAGATAATTATCGGATGGTACGAAAAAACACCAATTATGCTTACCATACCTTTAGTAGCGAAGATCCTGAGACAGTCTATATCGATTACTACTACAATCCAATTCATCGAGTGACAAAAACTGTTAAACATGTAACCGTGTCAGGTGAAGAGTTAGCACAAACAAGGACAGACAGGGTAGAGGTTGGAACAGAGTATGAGAAGGAAACTCAGGGTGACTTTCCTGACTATGAACTGACGTCCGTTCCAGAAAATGCTCAGGGCACGGTACCTAATCATGACTTTGAAATAGTCTTTGTCTATCGCCGAGTAACGAAGCTGTACATTGAATACTATAACGATGACTCTATCGAAGGCTTCCCAGTGCGAGTTCATATAACGGAAAGTACCGTCACCCAAGGTGAGCCATACACGGTAACTCCTGACGAGAATTTATGGGACTGGCTTGTGTACGACTACAGTGATGATCCGCTATCTGGGACAGTTGGCGATAAACCAATCGTCGTAAAATTACATTACCGAGTTCCAAGTTATGAAGAGAAGACGGTTATCACCTTGCGGCATGTCACGGAGGATGGCCAGGAGATTCACGAGCCAACGACTTTAAGTGCGTGGCCAAATCGTTACGTCATTCCAAAACCAGTGGCGGTTGCTAACTACA